In Aegilops tauschii subsp. strangulata cultivar AL8/78 chromosome 3, Aet v6.0, whole genome shotgun sequence, one genomic interval encodes:
- the LOC109769110 gene encoding uncharacterized protein — protein MGEMLFLACHLLLSLALIVASLSHLFFSSVAHQSPAHTNNHRFRILRHPLFRILPVLAALPFPFLPIAPTSRLLTFTLLPPLLLLLPLPFLPVNHLPLLRPLFLSLPLLLQARAVGLLADAFPVSDLQVHTLSIATLLLITAATTSLVSTLSQSRTTQHLLAETLFTFVGIVGGLWALQSGLNLYVDSCVPAGCHRLMDTTLAPATRCDVDEARLQAIAFMDVMLSVHCLIAATFVSGLHLGVANRYVVDGGGVNVGMGTGRRHNSIGGSYDALPMVPLSSGAIEETEYLPVKGVVGKAVAQE, from the coding sequence ATGGGGGAGATGTTGTTTCTCGCGTGCCACCTtctcctctccctcgccctcatcgtcgcctccctctcccacctattcTTCTCCTCCGTTGCCCACCAATCCCCCGCGCACACTAACAACCACCGCTTTCGCATCCTTCGACATCCACTCTTTCGCATACTCCCCGTCCTCGCTGCCCTCCCATTCCCCTTCCTTCCCATCGCCCCCACCTCTCGCCTACTCACATTCACCCTCCTACCTCCCCTCCTCCTTCTACTCCCACTCCCCTTCCTCCCGGTCAACCACCTCCCACTCCTACGCCCTTTATTCTTATCCCTCCCTCTACTCCTCCAAGCCCGCGCCGTGGGTCTTCTCGCCGATGCATTCCCCGTATCCGATCTCCAGGTTCACACTCTCTCCATCGCCACCCTCCTCCTCATCACTGCCGCCACTACTTCCCTAGTATCCACATTGTCGCAGTCGAGAACCACCCAGCACTTGTTAGCGGAGACATTGTTTACCTTTGTCGgtatcgttggtggcctctgggCTCTCCAAAGTGGCCTCAACCTTTACGTCGACTCCTGCGTCCCCGCGGGTTGCCACCGGCTGATGGACACAACTCTCGCACCAGCCACACGTTGTGACGTTGATGAAGCTAGGCTACAGGCCATTGCGTTCATGGATGTCATGCTGTCAGTGCATTGCTTGATTGCGGCAACTTTTGTGTCTGGGTTGCATCTCGGGGTGGCAAACAGGTACGTGGTTGATGGTGGGGGTGTTAATGTTGGTATGGGGACAGGTCGAAGGCATAATAGCATTGGGGGTTCATATGATGCCCTGCCCATGGTGCCTTTGTCATCGGGGGCCATTGAGGAGACAGAGTATTTGCCTGTGAAGGGCGTCGTTGGCAAGGCTGTGGCACAGGAATAA